A region from the Inhella inkyongensis genome encodes:
- the miaA gene encoding tRNA (adenosine(37)-N6)-dimethylallyltransferase MiaA produces MKPLFIVGPTGAGKTACALALAAEQPCEIISVDSALIYRGLDIGSAKPSPEERAAVPHHLIDILDATQSYSAAQFVADAKRLVDEIQARGRRPLLVGGTMLYVKALRDGLSELPPSDPAQRAALDAEAVQRGWPALHAELVTCDPITATRLHPTDSQRIQRALEVFRASGKPLSWWHAQPQRSAGVDWPLISIETEDRAWLHARLDARFDAMLAAGFLDEVRALRARGDLHLELPSMRCVGYRQAWEALDAADPPDLKTLRERAQAATRQLAKRQITWLRSMPTRQIVEASSPGLLDALRHLAQAL; encoded by the coding sequence GTGAAGCCCCTCTTCATCGTCGGCCCCACTGGCGCGGGCAAGACCGCCTGCGCGCTCGCGCTGGCGGCCGAGCAGCCCTGTGAAATCATCAGCGTCGACTCGGCGCTGATCTATCGCGGCCTGGACATCGGCAGCGCCAAACCCAGCCCGGAAGAGCGGGCCGCTGTACCGCACCACCTGATCGACATCCTCGATGCGACCCAGAGCTATAGCGCAGCCCAGTTCGTGGCTGACGCCAAGCGCCTAGTGGACGAGATCCAGGCGCGCGGCCGCCGCCCTCTGCTGGTGGGCGGCACCATGCTCTATGTGAAGGCCTTGCGCGACGGGCTGTCCGAGCTGCCGCCCAGCGATCCGGCGCAGCGTGCCGCGCTGGATGCCGAAGCCGTGCAGCGCGGCTGGCCGGCCCTGCATGCCGAACTCGTCACCTGCGACCCGATCACCGCCACCCGCCTGCACCCCACTGACAGCCAGCGCATCCAGCGCGCGCTGGAAGTGTTTCGCGCCAGCGGCAAGCCGCTGAGCTGGTGGCATGCCCAACCCCAGCGCAGCGCAGGCGTGGATTGGCCGCTGATCAGCATCGAGACCGAAGACCGCGCCTGGTTGCACGCCCGCCTGGACGCTCGCTTTGACGCCATGTTGGCCGCCGGCTTTCTGGATGAGGTGCGAGCCCTGCGTGCGCGCGGCGATTTGCACCTGGAACTGCCCTCCATGCGCTGCGTGGGATATCGCCAAGCCTGGGAGGCCCTGGATGCAGCCGATCCACCCGATCTGAAGACGCTCAGAGAGCGCGCACAGGCGGCCACGCGTCAATTGGCCAAGCGCCAGATCACCTGGCTGCGCAGCATGCCCACGCGGCAGATCGTGGAGGCCAGCTCGCCCGGCTTGCTGGACGCATTGCGCCACCTCGCCCAGGCGCTATAG
- a CDS encoding pseudouridine synthase — protein MSTDDSKKKTTLKLKGSAAPRGDRAPVRGMNTPKKRPTLAEAQAEREQRQSRPPREGGSYGDRPPRRDDRGGFGGPGPRGDRPPHEGGSYGDRPPRRDDRGGFSGGPRGDRPPREGGGYGDRPPRRDDRGGFGGPGPRGDRPPREGGSYSDRPPRRDDRGGFGGPGPRGDCPPREGGSYSDRPPRRDDRGGFGGPGPRGDRPPREGGSYSDRPPRHDDRGGFGGPGPRADRPPREGASYGDRPPRRDDRRTSAEFKPRREAPEPSEGQGERLSKVMADRGIASRREADEWIEMGWVRVDGKLAVLGLRIGPEAQIEIDPAAQKQQAQRVTILLHKPIGLVSGQPEDGYEPAVSLIRADTRWVEDPTLGHIGFNAAQLRGLAPAGRLDIDSTGLLVFTQDGRVAKTLIGDDSDVEKEYLVRVARVDGVEGESPMHVFPPELLARLCHGLELDGVQLREAKVSWANEDQLRFVLREGRKRQIRRMCELVGLKVLGLKRVRMGRIPLSALPLGQWRYLAPWEKF, from the coding sequence ATGAGCACCGACGACAGCAAGAAGAAGACCACCCTCAAGCTCAAGGGCAGCGCCGCGCCACGCGGTGACCGCGCCCCCGTGCGCGGCATGAACACCCCCAAGAAGCGCCCGACCCTGGCGGAGGCACAGGCAGAGCGCGAACAGCGCCAGTCGCGCCCGCCGCGCGAAGGCGGCAGCTATGGCGACCGCCCGCCCCGTCGCGATGACCGGGGTGGATTCGGTGGCCCTGGCCCGCGTGGGGATCGCCCGCCACACGAAGGCGGCAGCTATGGCGACCGCCCCCCCCGTCGCGATGACCGCGGCGGCTTCTCGGGTGGTCCTCGCGGGGACCGGCCGCCACGCGAAGGCGGCGGCTATGGCGACCGCCCGCCGCGCCGCGATGACCGAGGCGGCTTTGGCGGACCTGGCCCGCGAGGGGATCGTCCGCCACGCGAAGGCGGCAGCTATAGCGACCGCCCGCCGCGCCGTGATGACCGAGGCGGCTTTGGCGGACCTGGCCCGCGAGGGGATTGTCCGCCGCGCGAAGGTGGCAGCTATAGCGACCGCCCGCCGCGCCGCGATGACCGAGGCGGCTTTGGCGGACCCGGCCCGCGAGGGGATCGCCCGCCCCGCGAAGGCGGTAGCTATAGCGACCGCCCGCCGCGCCATGATGACCGAGGCGGCTTTGGCGGACCTGGCCCGCGCGCGGATCGCCCGCCGCGTGAAGGCGCCAGCTATGGCGACCGCCCGCCGCGCCGCGATGACCGTCGTACGAGTGCGGAATTCAAGCCGCGTCGTGAAGCGCCAGAGCCCAGCGAAGGCCAGGGCGAGCGCCTCTCCAAGGTGATGGCCGACCGCGGCATCGCCTCGCGCCGCGAGGCGGATGAATGGATCGAGATGGGTTGGGTGCGCGTGGATGGCAAGCTCGCTGTGCTCGGCCTGCGCATCGGCCCCGAGGCCCAGATCGAGATCGACCCGGCCGCGCAAAAGCAGCAGGCGCAGCGCGTCACCATCCTGTTGCACAAGCCCATCGGGTTGGTCTCGGGTCAGCCTGAGGACGGCTACGAGCCGGCCGTCAGCCTGATCCGCGCCGACACCCGCTGGGTCGAGGACCCGACCCTGGGCCATATCGGCTTCAACGCTGCGCAGCTGCGTGGCCTGGCCCCGGCTGGCCGCCTGGACATCGACTCCACCGGTCTCTTGGTCTTCACCCAGGACGGCCGTGTAGCCAAGACCTTGATCGGCGACGACAGCGATGTCGAAAAGGAGTACCTGGTGCGAGTGGCCCGTGTCGACGGCGTCGAGGGCGAGTCCCCCATGCATGTGTTCCCGCCCGAGCTGCTGGCACGCCTGTGCCATGGCCTGGAGTTGGACGGCGTGCAACTGCGCGAAGCCAAGGTCAGCTGGGCCAATGAGGACCAGCTGCGCTTTGTGCTGCGCGAAGGTCGCAAGCGTCAGATCCGCCGCATGTGCGAGCTGGTGGGACTGAAGGTGCTGGGCCTCAAGCGCGTGCGCATGGGCCGCATTCCGCTGTCCGCCCTGCCGCTGGGTCAATGGCGCTATCTCGCCCCCTGGGAAAAGTTTTGA
- the mutL gene encoding DNA mismatch repair endonuclease MutL, giving the protein MNEIPTLESAPAASVSDGRAARRSIAELPDELISQIAAGEVVERPASVVRELLDNAIDAGASQITVRLMGGGVRAVTVEDDGGGIPAEELPLALKRHATSKIRDLRELESVATMGFRGEALAAMASISDMSITSRCAGAEHATRLDARSGELRAAARARGTTVEVRELFFNTPARRKFLKTDATEQAHCVETLRRIALAYPGVGFALWAEGKLIEQWRASSAEQRLSDVLGAEFVASSRALAWEVPALRIQGRVGLPEAARSRADQQYLYVNGRFVRDRTLAHALRSAFDDVLHGQRQPSYFIAIDIAPELVDVNVHPTKIEVRFRDSRGLHQQLRRLAVEALAASRSQISTESEAPASTLSAREPSPASGWAPPPPMPVQQSRLDWMTQPSSFSAPSSAGSSLFRATPSSAAAAEGPAPPARDAWLARTLEAAPSARDAPTVSDGATSAATAMVTTTGPEEWPLGRALAQLQGIYILAENRQGLVLVDMHAAHERVLYERLKAALARRMDAQPLLIPLVFVASAEEMACAEAHAEALLALGLDLSPIGRQQLALRSRPALLEGADLLALSRQVLSDLAQFGGSAVLERAQHDLLATLACHAAVRANRQLSLVEMNALLRDMEATERADQCNHGRPTWRQLTMRDLDALFLRGR; this is encoded by the coding sequence ATGAATGAGATCCCGACCCTGGAGTCGGCCCCCGCCGCCTCCGTGTCCGACGGTCGGGCCGCCCGCCGCAGCATTGCCGAACTGCCCGACGAGCTGATCAGCCAGATTGCCGCCGGTGAAGTCGTGGAACGCCCGGCCTCCGTGGTGCGCGAGTTGCTGGACAACGCCATTGACGCGGGCGCCAGCCAGATCACTGTGCGCTTGATGGGCGGCGGCGTGCGCGCCGTCACGGTGGAGGACGATGGCGGCGGCATCCCGGCCGAGGAGCTGCCGCTGGCACTCAAACGCCATGCCACCAGCAAGATCCGCGATTTGCGCGAGTTGGAGTCGGTGGCCACCATGGGCTTTCGCGGCGAGGCCCTGGCCGCGATGGCCTCCATTTCGGATATGAGCATCACCAGCCGCTGTGCCGGTGCTGAGCACGCCACCCGCTTGGACGCCCGCTCGGGCGAGTTGCGCGCTGCGGCGCGGGCACGGGGCACCACGGTCGAGGTGCGCGAACTCTTCTTCAACACCCCGGCACGGCGCAAGTTTCTGAAAACCGACGCCACCGAACAGGCGCACTGCGTGGAAACCCTGCGTCGTATCGCCCTGGCCTACCCCGGGGTGGGTTTTGCCCTGTGGGCCGAAGGCAAGCTGATTGAGCAGTGGCGAGCCAGCAGTGCCGAGCAGCGCCTGAGCGATGTGCTGGGCGCTGAGTTCGTGGCCAGCAGCCGCGCTCTGGCCTGGGAAGTGCCCGCCTTGCGGATCCAAGGCCGGGTGGGCCTGCCCGAGGCCGCCCGCAGCCGCGCCGACCAGCAATATCTCTATGTGAACGGCCGCTTTGTGCGCGATCGCACCCTGGCTCACGCGCTGCGTTCGGCCTTCGATGACGTGCTGCACGGCCAGCGTCAGCCCAGCTACTTCATTGCCATCGACATCGCGCCCGAATTGGTGGACGTGAATGTGCACCCGACCAAGATCGAGGTGCGCTTCCGTGACAGCCGCGGCCTGCACCAGCAGTTGCGACGCCTGGCCGTCGAGGCCTTGGCTGCTTCTCGCAGCCAGATCAGCACCGAGAGCGAAGCGCCGGCCTCAACCCTGAGTGCACGGGAGCCCTCGCCAGCTTCAGGCTGGGCCCCGCCCCCACCGATGCCGGTGCAGCAGAGCCGATTGGACTGGATGACCCAGCCCAGCAGCTTCAGCGCGCCCTCTTCCGCAGGCTCGAGTCTTTTTAGGGCGACTCCGAGCAGTGCAGCTGCCGCCGAGGGCCCCGCCCCGCCGGCACGTGACGCCTGGTTGGCGCGCACGTTGGAGGCTGCACCCAGTGCGCGTGACGCGCCCACTGTCTCCGATGGGGCCACGTCCGCGGCCACGGCCATGGTTACGACCACTGGGCCTGAGGAATGGCCGCTTGGCCGCGCACTCGCCCAGTTGCAGGGCATCTACATCCTGGCCGAGAACCGCCAAGGCCTGGTGCTGGTGGACATGCATGCCGCCCATGAACGCGTGCTCTACGAGCGGCTGAAAGCCGCCCTGGCGCGGCGCATGGATGCCCAGCCGCTGCTGATTCCCTTGGTGTTTGTGGCCTCGGCCGAAGAGATGGCCTGCGCCGAGGCCCATGCCGAGGCCCTGCTGGCCCTGGGTCTTGATCTGAGCCCCATCGGCCGCCAGCAACTGGCCCTGCGCAGCCGCCCTGCGCTGCTGGAGGGCGCCGATCTGCTGGCCCTGAGTCGCCAAGTGCTGTCCGACCTGGCCCAATTCGGCGGCAGCGCCGTGCTGGAGCGTGCACAGCACGATCTGCTTGCCACGCTGGCCTGCCACGCGGCTGTGCGCGCCAATCGGCAACTCAGCCTGGTGGAAATGAACGCCCTGCTGCGCGATATGGAAGCCACCGAGCGCGCCGATCAGTGCAATCACGGCCGCCCCACCTGGCGACAGTTGACGATGCGCGACCTGGACGCCCTGTTTCTGCGCGGGCGCTGA
- a CDS encoding DedA family protein — METLNFLIDFILHVDQHLANFVAAYGVWVYALLFAIVFVETGLVVMPFLPGDSLLFVVGALCGVGAMNLPLAIAVLLVAAILGDQCNYTIGRYFGPKVFQWEQSRFFNRKAFDAAHEFYERHGGITIVIARFMPFIRTFAPFVAGVAEMTRSKFTAFNILGAVIWVVGLCLLGYAFGNIPLVKQHMSKVIWALIIIPGLIAIVGGWRAQRRATVQASGV; from the coding sequence ATGGAAACGCTGAACTTCTTGATCGATTTCATCCTGCATGTGGACCAGCACCTGGCCAATTTTGTGGCGGCCTATGGGGTTTGGGTCTACGCGCTGCTGTTTGCCATCGTGTTTGTCGAGACCGGCCTGGTGGTCATGCCCTTCCTGCCCGGCGACTCGCTGCTTTTCGTGGTCGGCGCCCTGTGCGGCGTGGGGGCCATGAACCTGCCCTTGGCCATTGCGGTGCTGCTGGTGGCCGCCATCCTGGGGGATCAGTGCAATTACACGATCGGGCGTTACTTTGGTCCCAAGGTCTTTCAGTGGGAACAGAGCCGCTTCTTCAATCGCAAGGCCTTTGATGCAGCGCACGAGTTCTACGAGCGCCATGGGGGCATCACCATCGTGATCGCCCGATTCATGCCCTTTATCCGCACCTTCGCGCCCTTTGTGGCCGGGGTGGCCGAGATGACGCGCAGCAAATTCACCGCTTTCAACATTCTGGGCGCGGTGATCTGGGTGGTGGGTCTGTGCTTGCTGGGCTACGCCTTCGGCAACATCCCGCTGGTCAAGCAGCACATGAGCAAGGTGATCTGGGCGCTGATCATCATTCCGGGCCTGATCGCCATCGTCGGCGGCTGGCGCGCCCAGCGGCGCGCCACGGTGCAGGCCTCAGGGGTGTAA